One Triticum dicoccoides isolate Atlit2015 ecotype Zavitan chromosome 5B, WEW_v2.0, whole genome shotgun sequence genomic window carries:
- the LOC119305428 gene encoding ABC transporter G family member 41-like isoform X2 yields MLGFNRHQERIHILKDVTGILKPSRMTLLLGPPGCGKTTLLLALAGKLNKNLKVTGEIDYNGVKLQDFVPEKTAAYIGQYDLHVPEMTVRETLDFSARFQGVGSRAEIMKEVIRREKEAGITPDPDVDTYMKAISVEGLERSMQTDYIMKIMGLDICADVLIGDAMRRGISGGEKKRLTTGEMIVGPSKALFMDEISTGLDSSTTFQIVSCLQQLAHISESTILVSLLQPAPETYQLFDDIILMAEGQIVYHGPKSCIMSFFESCGFKCPGRKGDADFLQEVLSKKDQQQYWSRTEEGYNFVTVDQFCDKFKASQSGQNLAAELSKPYDESKGHNNALSFSIYSLSKWDLLKACFARELLLMKRNAFIYIAKTIQLGLLAVITGTVFLRTRMSVDRIHANYYMGSLFYALLLLMVNGFPELAMTIDSLPVFYKQRDDYFYPAWAYAIPSFILKIPVSLVESVAWTTISYYLIGYTPEASRFFCQLLVLFLMHTVTLSMFRCIASYCQTMVAGSVGGTMAFLATLLFGGFIIPRSFLPNWLKWGFWLSPLSYGEIGLTGNEFLAQRWLEIMVSGVALGRRILMDQGVDFSSYFYWISIGALLGFTLMFNVGFAIGLTIKKVPGTSRAIISRNKLTRFDGGDQDNNTENMMPKLQAETVLSPNRTGRMVLPFTPLIISFQDVNYYVDTPAEMRGHGYIEKKLQLLHNITGAFQPGVLSALMGVTGAGKTTLLDVLSGRKTGGVIEGDIRIGGYPKIQQTFARISGYCEQTDVHSPQITVSESVAYSAWLRLPPEVDSKARNEFVKEVLEIIELDEIRDFLVGIPGVNGLSTEQRKRLTIAVELVSNPSIIFMDEPTSGLDARAAAIVMRAVKNVADTGRTVVCTIHQPSIDIFEAFDELMLMKRGGELIYAGPVGHHSCEVIKYFQAIPGVARIKENYNPSTWMLEVTSTSMELQLGVDFAQMYRESSMCKDKDMLVKRLSMPVPGTSDLHFPTQFPQKFREQFKACLWKQCLSYWRTPSYNLVRIVSLAVACIFFGVLFWQQGNINHINDQQGLFTILGCMYGFILFSGVNNCQSVMPFVSVERSVVYRERFAGMYSPWAYSFAQVAMEIPYVLVQVVLFMLIAYPMIGYEWTVAKFFWFMYTMLCTLLYFVYLGMLMVSLTPNIQVASILASMFYTLQNLMSGFIVPAPQIPKWWIWLYYSSPMSWTLNVFFTTQFGDHNDRMIVVFEETKSVAAFMTDYFGFRRDLLPLGAVALAAFPVLFAVLFGYNISKLNFQRR; encoded by the exons ATGCTCGGCTTCAACCGTCACCAAGAAAGGATCCACATCCTCAAAGATGTCACCGGCATCCTCAAACCTTCCAG GATGACCCTTCTCCTTGGACCCCCGGGCTGTGGCAAAACCACCCTTTTGCTAGCACTTGCTGGAAAGCTGAACAAAAATCTCAAG GTAACAGGAGAAATTGACTACAATGGTGTCAAGCTGCAAGATTTTGTTCCAGAGAAGACAGCAGCTTACATTGGCCAGTATGATCTTCATGTCCCTGAGATGACTGTCAGGGAGACGCTCGACTTCTCTGCAAGATTCCAGGGCGTTGGCAGCAGAGCAG AAATCATGAAGGAAGTCATTAGAAGGGAGAAAGAGGCTGGGATCACCCCTGACCCCGACGTAGATACGTACATGAAG GCAATATCTGTGGAAGGTTTAGAAAGAAGCATGCAAACGGACTACATTATGAAG ATAATGGGACTTGACATATGCGCTGATGTACTAATAGGAGATGCCATGAGAAGAGGTATTTCAGGGGGTGAGAAGAAAAGATTAACCACAG GAGAGATGATAGTAGGACCATCAAAAGCGCTCTTCATGGATGAAATATCAACTGGGCTGGACAGTTCTACCACCTTCCAAATTGTTTCTTGTCTCCAACAGCTAGCTCATATATCAGAGTCTACCATACTGGTCTCACTCCTTCAACCAGCACCAGAGACTTACCAActttttgatgatattatcttgatGGCTGAAGGACAAATCGTATACCATGGTCCTAAGAGCTGCATTATGAGTTTCTTTGAATCCTGTGGCTTCAAGTGCCCTGGAAGAAAAGGGGATGCTGACTTCCTTCAAGAG GTCCTGTCAAAAAAAGATCAACAACAATACTGGAGCCGCACCGAAGAAGGATATAATTTTGTTACTGTTGATCAATTCTGTGATAAGTTCAAAGCATCTCAAAGTGGTCAGAATCTTGCTGCGGAGCTTTCGAAGCCGTATGACGAATCTAAAGGACATAATAATGCCCTGTCCTTCAGTATCTACTCATTATCCAAGTGGGATCTACTCAAGGCATGTTTTGCACGAGAGCTCCTTCTTATGAAAAGGAATGCCTTCATCTACATAGCAAAAACCATTCAG CTTGGATTACTTGCTGTTATTACTGGGACAGTATTTCTACGCACACGTATGAGTGTTGACAGAATTCATGCCAACTATTATATGGGTTCACTCTTCTATGCTCTCCTGCTGCTGATGGTGAATGGATTCCCTGAGctggccatgacaattgacagtctgcCGGTCTTCTACAAACAGAGAGACGACTACTTCTATCCTGCATGGGCTTATGCAATACCATCTTTTATCCTAAAAATTCCAGTCTCTTTAGTTGAGTCAGTAGCTTGGACAACAATATCCTACTACCTGATTGGCTATACCCCGGAAGCATCCAG atTTTTCTGTCagctcctcgtcctcttcctcatgCACACAGTAACATTATCAATGTTTCGATGTATCGCCTCATACTGTCAAACAATGGTGGCTGGTTCAGTCGGTGGTACGATGGCATTTCTAGCCACCCTTCTGTTTGGGGGTTTCATAATTCCTCGTT CATTTCTGCCTAATTGGCTAAAGTGGGGATTCTGGCTTTCTCCATTGTCATATGGTGAAATAGGCTTAACTGGAAATGAGTTTTTGGCACAAAGATGGTTGGAG ATCATGGTATCTGGTGTAGCACTCGGAAGGAGGATCCTAATGGATCAAGGGGTAGACTTCTCCAGCTATTTTTACTGGATCTCAATTGGAGCATTGCTTGGGTTTACTTTGATGTTCAATGTAGGCTTTGCCATAGGTTTGACCATTAAAAAGG TTCCAGGAACTTCTCGAGCTATTATCTCTCGCAATAAGCTTACCAGATTTGATGGAGGAGACCAAGATAACAACACGGAAAATATGATGCCTAAGTTACAAGCAGAGACTGTTTTGTCACCAAATAGGACCG GGAGGATGGTATTGCCTTTCACGCCCCTTATAATATCATTCCAGGATGTCAACTACTATGTAGACACCCCTGCG GAAATGAGGGGGCATGGTTACATAGAAAAGAAACTACAGCTACTCCACAATATCACAGGAGCATTCCAGCCAGGGGTTCTCTCGGCACTCATGGGGGTTACTGGAGCAGGAAAAAcaacactccttgatgttctttctGGAAGGAAAACTGGTGGTGTTATTGAAGGGGATATAAGAATAGGAGGGTATCCTAAAATTCAGCAAACTTTTGCTAGGATATCAGGCTACTGTGAACAAACTGATGTCCATTCCCCACAGATCACAGTCAGTGAATCGGTTGCATATTCAGCCTGGTTGCGCCTTCCACCAGAAGTTGATTCAAAAGCAAGAAAT GAATTTGTCAAGGAAGTTCTTGAAATAATTGAGTTGGACGAAATTAGAGATTTTTTGGTCGGAATACCAGGGGTAAATGGGCTATCAACAGAGCAAAGGAAACGGCTTACGATTGCAGTTGAGCTCGTGTCTAACCCCTCGATCATATTTATGGATGAGCCAACGTCAGGCTTGGATGCAAGGGCCGCTGCTATTGTCATGCGTGCAGTGAAGAATGTTGCAGACACAGGTCGAACAGTTGTGTGCACCATTCACCAACCAAGTATCGATATATTTGAGGCATTTGATGAG TTGATGCTGATGAAAAGGGGTGGAGAGTTGATATATGCTGGGCCAGTTGGACACCATTCATGTGAGGTCATCAAGTATTTCCAG GCAATACCTGGGGTAGCCAGGATCAAGGAAAACTACAACCCATCAACATGGATGCTAGAAGTTACTTCTACATCTATGGAACTTCAACTGGGAGTAGATTTTGCACAAATGTACAGGGAATCATCAATGTGCAA GGACAAGGACATGCTGGTGAAGCGATTGAGCATGCCAGTTCCCGGTACAAGTGACCTCCATTTCCCAACCCAGTTTCCACAGAAGTTTCGGGAGCAATTCAAAGCTTGCCTCTGGAAGCAGTGTTTGTCGTATTGGAGAACTCCTTCTTACAACCTGGTGCGGATTGTATCCTTAGCAGTGGCCTGCATTTTCTTCGGTGTGTTATTCTGGCAGCAAGGCAACATCAATCACAT AAACGATCAGCAAGGTCTCTTCACCATATTGGGGTGCATGTATGGATTCATTCTGTTCAGTGGCGTCAACAACTGCCAGTCAGTGATGCCTTTTGTCTCCGTTGAACGCTCCGTCGTGTACAGGGAAAGGTTTGCAGGGATGTACTCTCCTTGGGCCTACTCTTTTGCGCAG GTTGCCATGGAGATACCTTATGTGCTGGTGCAGGTAGTGCTCTTCATGTTGATAGCATATCCAATGATAGGGTATGAGTGGACAGTAGCAAAGTTCTTTTGGTTCATGTACACCATGTTGTGCACACTGCTCTACTTCGTCTACCTGGGAATGTTGATGGTGTCACTCACCCCCAACATCCAAGTCGCTTCCATACTCGCATCCATGTTCTACACCCTGCAGAATCTCATGTCCGGGTTCATCGTGCCTGCGCCT
- the LOC119305428 gene encoding ABC transporter G family member 41-like isoform X1, which translates to MLGFNRHQERIHILKDVTGILKPSRMTLLLGPPGCGKTTLLLALAGKLNKNLKVTGEIDYNGVKLQDFVPEKTAAYIGQYDLHVPEMTVRETLDFSARFQGVGSRAEIMKEVIRREKEAGITPDPDVDTYMKIMGLDICADVLIGDAMRRGISGGEKKRLTTGEMIVGPSKALFMDEISTGLDSSTTFQIVSCLQQLAHISESTILVSLLQPAPETYQLFDDIILMAEGQIVYHGPKSCIMSFFESCGFKCPGRKGDADFLQEVLSKKDQQQYWSRTEEGYNFVTVDQFCDKFKASQSGQNLAAELSKPYDESKGHNNALSFSIYSLSKWDLLKACFARELLLMKRNAFIYIAKTIQLGLLAVITGTVFLRTRMSVDRIHANYYMGSLFYALLLLMVNGFPELAMTIDSLPVFYKQRDDYFYPAWAYAIPSFILKIPVSLVESVAWTTISYYLIGYTPEASRFFCQLLVLFLMHTVTLSMFRCIASYCQTMVAGSVGGTMAFLATLLFGGFIIPRSFLPNWLKWGFWLSPLSYGEIGLTGNEFLAQRWLEIMVSGVALGRRILMDQGVDFSSYFYWISIGALLGFTLMFNVGFAIGLTIKKGAFQPGVLSALMGVTGAGKTTLLDVLSGRKTGGVIEGDIRIGGYPKIQQTFARISGYCEQTDVHSPQITVSESVAYSAWLRLPPEVDSKARNEFVKEVLEIIELDEIRDFLVGIPGVNGLSTEQRKRLTIAVELVSNPSIIFMDEPTSGLDARAAAIVMRAVKNVADTGRTVVCTIHQPSIDIFEAFDELMLMKRGGELIYAGPVGHHSCEVIKYFQAIPGVARIKENYNPSTWMLEVTSTSMELQLGVDFAQMYRESSMCKDKDMLVKRLSMPVPGTSDLHFPTQFPQKFREQFKACLWKQCLSYWRTPSYNLVRIVSLAVACIFFGVLFWQQGNINHINDQQGLFTILGCMYGFILFSGVNNCQSVMPFVSVERSVVYRERFAGMYSPWAYSFAQVAMEIPYVLVQVVLFMLIAYPMIGYEWTVAKFFWFMYTMLCTLLYFVYLGMLMVSLTPNIQVASILASMFYTLQNLMSGFIVPAPQIPKWWIWLYYSSPMSWTLNVFFTTQFGDHNDRMIVVFEETKSVAAFMTDYFGFRRDLLPLGAVALAAFPVLFAVLFGYNISKLNFQRR; encoded by the exons ATGCTCGGCTTCAACCGTCACCAAGAAAGGATCCACATCCTCAAAGATGTCACCGGCATCCTCAAACCTTCCAG GATGACCCTTCTCCTTGGACCCCCGGGCTGTGGCAAAACCACCCTTTTGCTAGCACTTGCTGGAAAGCTGAACAAAAATCTCAAG GTAACAGGAGAAATTGACTACAATGGTGTCAAGCTGCAAGATTTTGTTCCAGAGAAGACAGCAGCTTACATTGGCCAGTATGATCTTCATGTCCCTGAGATGACTGTCAGGGAGACGCTCGACTTCTCTGCAAGATTCCAGGGCGTTGGCAGCAGAGCAG AAATCATGAAGGAAGTCATTAGAAGGGAGAAAGAGGCTGGGATCACCCCTGACCCCGACGTAGATACGTACATGAAG ATAATGGGACTTGACATATGCGCTGATGTACTAATAGGAGATGCCATGAGAAGAGGTATTTCAGGGGGTGAGAAGAAAAGATTAACCACAG GAGAGATGATAGTAGGACCATCAAAAGCGCTCTTCATGGATGAAATATCAACTGGGCTGGACAGTTCTACCACCTTCCAAATTGTTTCTTGTCTCCAACAGCTAGCTCATATATCAGAGTCTACCATACTGGTCTCACTCCTTCAACCAGCACCAGAGACTTACCAActttttgatgatattatcttgatGGCTGAAGGACAAATCGTATACCATGGTCCTAAGAGCTGCATTATGAGTTTCTTTGAATCCTGTGGCTTCAAGTGCCCTGGAAGAAAAGGGGATGCTGACTTCCTTCAAGAG GTCCTGTCAAAAAAAGATCAACAACAATACTGGAGCCGCACCGAAGAAGGATATAATTTTGTTACTGTTGATCAATTCTGTGATAAGTTCAAAGCATCTCAAAGTGGTCAGAATCTTGCTGCGGAGCTTTCGAAGCCGTATGACGAATCTAAAGGACATAATAATGCCCTGTCCTTCAGTATCTACTCATTATCCAAGTGGGATCTACTCAAGGCATGTTTTGCACGAGAGCTCCTTCTTATGAAAAGGAATGCCTTCATCTACATAGCAAAAACCATTCAG CTTGGATTACTTGCTGTTATTACTGGGACAGTATTTCTACGCACACGTATGAGTGTTGACAGAATTCATGCCAACTATTATATGGGTTCACTCTTCTATGCTCTCCTGCTGCTGATGGTGAATGGATTCCCTGAGctggccatgacaattgacagtctgcCGGTCTTCTACAAACAGAGAGACGACTACTTCTATCCTGCATGGGCTTATGCAATACCATCTTTTATCCTAAAAATTCCAGTCTCTTTAGTTGAGTCAGTAGCTTGGACAACAATATCCTACTACCTGATTGGCTATACCCCGGAAGCATCCAG atTTTTCTGTCagctcctcgtcctcttcctcatgCACACAGTAACATTATCAATGTTTCGATGTATCGCCTCATACTGTCAAACAATGGTGGCTGGTTCAGTCGGTGGTACGATGGCATTTCTAGCCACCCTTCTGTTTGGGGGTTTCATAATTCCTCGTT CATTTCTGCCTAATTGGCTAAAGTGGGGATTCTGGCTTTCTCCATTGTCATATGGTGAAATAGGCTTAACTGGAAATGAGTTTTTGGCACAAAGATGGTTGGAG ATCATGGTATCTGGTGTAGCACTCGGAAGGAGGATCCTAATGGATCAAGGGGTAGACTTCTCCAGCTATTTTTACTGGATCTCAATTGGAGCATTGCTTGGGTTTACTTTGATGTTCAATGTAGGCTTTGCCATAGGTTTGACCATTAAAAAGG GAGCATTCCAGCCAGGGGTTCTCTCGGCACTCATGGGGGTTACTGGAGCAGGAAAAAcaacactccttgatgttctttctGGAAGGAAAACTGGTGGTGTTATTGAAGGGGATATAAGAATAGGAGGGTATCCTAAAATTCAGCAAACTTTTGCTAGGATATCAGGCTACTGTGAACAAACTGATGTCCATTCCCCACAGATCACAGTCAGTGAATCGGTTGCATATTCAGCCTGGTTGCGCCTTCCACCAGAAGTTGATTCAAAAGCAAGAAAT GAATTTGTCAAGGAAGTTCTTGAAATAATTGAGTTGGACGAAATTAGAGATTTTTTGGTCGGAATACCAGGGGTAAATGGGCTATCAACAGAGCAAAGGAAACGGCTTACGATTGCAGTTGAGCTCGTGTCTAACCCCTCGATCATATTTATGGATGAGCCAACGTCAGGCTTGGATGCAAGGGCCGCTGCTATTGTCATGCGTGCAGTGAAGAATGTTGCAGACACAGGTCGAACAGTTGTGTGCACCATTCACCAACCAAGTATCGATATATTTGAGGCATTTGATGAG TTGATGCTGATGAAAAGGGGTGGAGAGTTGATATATGCTGGGCCAGTTGGACACCATTCATGTGAGGTCATCAAGTATTTCCAG GCAATACCTGGGGTAGCCAGGATCAAGGAAAACTACAACCCATCAACATGGATGCTAGAAGTTACTTCTACATCTATGGAACTTCAACTGGGAGTAGATTTTGCACAAATGTACAGGGAATCATCAATGTGCAA GGACAAGGACATGCTGGTGAAGCGATTGAGCATGCCAGTTCCCGGTACAAGTGACCTCCATTTCCCAACCCAGTTTCCACAGAAGTTTCGGGAGCAATTCAAAGCTTGCCTCTGGAAGCAGTGTTTGTCGTATTGGAGAACTCCTTCTTACAACCTGGTGCGGATTGTATCCTTAGCAGTGGCCTGCATTTTCTTCGGTGTGTTATTCTGGCAGCAAGGCAACATCAATCACAT AAACGATCAGCAAGGTCTCTTCACCATATTGGGGTGCATGTATGGATTCATTCTGTTCAGTGGCGTCAACAACTGCCAGTCAGTGATGCCTTTTGTCTCCGTTGAACGCTCCGTCGTGTACAGGGAAAGGTTTGCAGGGATGTACTCTCCTTGGGCCTACTCTTTTGCGCAG GTTGCCATGGAGATACCTTATGTGCTGGTGCAGGTAGTGCTCTTCATGTTGATAGCATATCCAATGATAGGGTATGAGTGGACAGTAGCAAAGTTCTTTTGGTTCATGTACACCATGTTGTGCACACTGCTCTACTTCGTCTACCTGGGAATGTTGATGGTGTCACTCACCCCCAACATCCAAGTCGCTTCCATACTCGCATCCATGTTCTACACCCTGCAGAATCTCATGTCCGGGTTCATCGTGCCTGCGCCT